One segment of Haloplanus natans DSM 17983 DNA contains the following:
- a CDS encoding HVO_2901 family zinc finger protein codes for MSQLHASTRRDLLVCRKCDAEFPEGRATKDGWTYECPECGEATGLGEGLRRA; via the coding sequence ATGTCGCAGCTACACGCCTCTACCCGCCGGGACCTGCTCGTCTGCCGAAAGTGTGATGCCGAGTTCCCGGAGGGTCGCGCCACCAAGGACGGGTGGACGTACGAATGCCCCGAATGCGGCGAGGCGACCGGTCTCGGCGAGGGACTGCGACGCGCCTGA
- a CDS encoding class II fumarate hydratase encodes MSDESDFRIERDSLGEIRVPADAYWGAQTQRAVENFPISDARFGRRFVRALGIVKGSAARANRDLGLVDDDVADAIVEAADEVIAGDHDDQFPVDVFQTGSGTSSNMNANEVIANRAAELMGAEVGDRTVHPNDHVNFGQSSNDVIPTAMHVAALEAVEKDLIPALETLADALDAKAEAFDGVVKTGRTHLQDATPVRLGQEFGGYRTQVEKGIERCESVGSRLAELALGGTATGTGLNTHPEFPERAAEYIAEATGLPFREADDHFEVQAAHDAMGEAHGALRTVAGSLNKIANDLRLLASGPRNGLGEIEQPENQPGSSIMPGKINPVVAEAVNQVHTQVVGNDAAVSAGAAGGQLDLNLYKPVIAYNFLQSAAILANAAETFAGKFVAKLEANEAHCADAVERSMALATALNPAIGYDKASEVAKAALKEGKTVREVAIEKGYLTESEADAVLDPERMTHRGILSGDE; translated from the coding sequence ATGAGCGACGAGAGCGACTTCCGCATCGAGCGTGACAGCCTCGGCGAAATCCGCGTGCCGGCCGACGCGTACTGGGGCGCACAGACCCAGCGCGCCGTCGAGAACTTCCCGATCAGCGACGCGCGGTTCGGGCGGCGGTTCGTCCGCGCCCTGGGTATCGTCAAGGGATCGGCGGCGCGGGCCAACCGTGATCTGGGCCTCGTCGACGACGACGTGGCCGACGCCATCGTCGAGGCGGCCGACGAGGTGATCGCCGGTGACCACGACGACCAGTTCCCGGTCGACGTGTTCCAGACCGGATCGGGCACCTCCTCGAATATGAACGCCAACGAGGTGATCGCCAACCGGGCGGCGGAACTCATGGGCGCCGAGGTGGGCGACCGGACCGTCCACCCGAACGACCACGTCAACTTCGGGCAGTCCTCGAACGACGTGATCCCGACCGCGATGCACGTCGCGGCGCTGGAGGCGGTGGAGAAGGACCTGATTCCCGCACTGGAGACGCTCGCCGACGCGCTGGATGCGAAAGCCGAGGCGTTCGACGGCGTCGTCAAGACCGGCCGCACCCACCTGCAGGACGCGACGCCGGTCCGCCTCGGCCAGGAGTTCGGCGGCTACCGCACCCAGGTCGAGAAAGGGATCGAGCGCTGTGAGTCGGTGGGGTCCCGACTGGCCGAACTCGCCCTCGGCGGGACGGCGACGGGGACGGGCCTGAACACGCACCCCGAGTTCCCCGAGCGTGCCGCCGAGTACATCGCCGAGGCGACGGGGCTACCGTTCCGCGAGGCCGACGACCACTTCGAGGTACAGGCCGCCCACGACGCGATGGGCGAGGCCCACGGCGCCCTCCGGACGGTCGCCGGCTCGCTGAACAAGATCGCGAACGACCTCCGCCTGCTCGCCTCCGGCCCGCGGAACGGCCTGGGCGAGATAGAGCAACCGGAGAACCAGCCGGGGTCGTCGATCATGCCCGGGAAGATCAACCCCGTCGTCGCCGAGGCGGTCAACCAGGTCCACACGCAGGTCGTGGGCAACGACGCCGCCGTCTCCGCGGGCGCCGCGGGCGGGCAACTCGACCTCAACCTCTACAAACCCGTCATCGCGTACAACTTCCTCCAGTCGGCCGCCATCCTCGCCAACGCCGCCGAGACGTTCGCCGGGAAGTTCGTGGCGAAGTTGGAGGCCAACGAGGCCCACTGCGCCGACGCGGTGGAGCGATCGATGGCGCTGGCGACGGCGCTCAACCCCGCCATCGGCTACGACAAGGCATCGGAAGTCGCCAAGGCGGCGCTGAAGGAGGGCAAGACCGTCCGCGAAGTGGCCATCGAGAAGGGCTATCTTACCGAGTCGGAGGCCGACGCGGTGCTCGACCCCGAACGAATGACCCATCGCGGCATCCTGAGCGGCGACGAGTAA
- a CDS encoding BolA family protein codes for MDTAEVERLIEEGIEDAEATVTKPRVPDEDHEDAHFAAVVVSPAFEDLSLVQQHQRVYDALDGYMTTDIHALEMKTYTPEAYAEHGPDA; via the coding sequence ATGGACACCGCCGAAGTCGAACGACTGATCGAGGAGGGTATCGAGGACGCCGAGGCGACGGTCACCAAACCCCGCGTCCCGGACGAGGACCACGAGGACGCTCACTTCGCGGCCGTCGTCGTCTCGCCCGCGTTCGAGGACCTGTCGCTGGTCCAGCAACACCAGAGGGTGTACGACGCGCTGGACGGCTACATGACGACCGACATCCACGCCCTCGAGATGAAGACGTACACGCCGGAGGCGTACGCGGAACACGGGCCGGACGCGTAG
- a CDS encoding HhH-GPD family protein: MTETADAPLPDDTDAVRAALIEWYEAGHRDYPWRRTTDPYGILVSEVMSQQTQLDRVVEAWDAFLDRWPTVDALADADRSEVVGFWSDQRLGYNNRARYLHEAAGQVVEVYDGAFPEDPDELQELMGVGPYTANAVASFAFNAGDAVVDTNVKRVLYRAFGVADDDEEFERAASELMPAGESRVWNNAIMELGGVACEKQPRCDEAGCPWRQWCHAYETGDFTAPDVPTQPEFEGSRRQFRGRVVRVLGEHNELTLDELGPRIRVDYTPDGEYGREWLRELCSDLTDDGLVELRECDGKTVARLRQ; this comes from the coding sequence ATGACCGAGACGGCGGACGCTCCGCTCCCCGACGACACCGACGCCGTCCGCGCGGCCCTTATCGAGTGGTACGAGGCCGGCCACCGCGACTACCCGTGGCGTCGGACGACGGACCCCTACGGGATTCTCGTCTCCGAGGTGATGAGCCAGCAGACCCAACTCGATCGGGTCGTCGAGGCGTGGGACGCCTTCCTCGACCGCTGGCCGACCGTCGACGCTCTCGCCGACGCCGACCGGAGCGAGGTGGTCGGCTTCTGGTCCGACCAGCGACTCGGCTACAACAATCGTGCGCGCTACCTCCACGAGGCGGCCGGGCAGGTCGTCGAGGTGTACGACGGCGCGTTTCCCGAGGACCCCGACGAGTTACAGGAGCTGATGGGCGTCGGCCCCTACACCGCAAACGCCGTCGCGAGCTTCGCGTTCAACGCGGGCGACGCGGTGGTGGATACGAACGTCAAACGCGTCCTCTATCGCGCCTTCGGGGTCGCTGACGACGACGAAGAGTTCGAGCGGGCAGCGAGCGAACTGATGCCCGCCGGGGAGTCCCGCGTCTGGAACAATGCCATCATGGAACTCGGTGGCGTCGCCTGCGAGAAACAGCCCAGATGCGACGAGGCCGGGTGTCCCTGGCGCCAGTGGTGTCACGCCTACGAGACGGGGGACTTCACGGCACCCGACGTACCGACACAACCCGAGTTCGAGGGCAGCCGCCGGCAGTTCCGCGGGCGGGTCGTCCGGGTCCTCGGCGAGCACAACGAACTGACGCTGGACGAACTCGGACCGCGGATTCGCGTGGACTACACGCCTGATGGCGAGTACGGTCGAGAGTGGCTCCGGGAACTGTGTTCGGACTTGACCGACGATGGACTCGTCGAGTTGCGAGAGTGCGACGGGAAAACGGTCGCTCGTCTCCGTCAGTAG
- a CDS encoding type II toxin-antitoxin system HicB family antitoxin translates to MSATVEITEEDGQYTAVDSETGASGVGSTRAMALAALAVRLGAEEEHGKADSESELRALADRTRKRFEEKGVTDDDVEDAIEWARSE, encoded by the coding sequence ATGAGTGCTACAGTCGAAATAACCGAAGAAGACGGCCAGTACACCGCCGTCGACTCGGAAACGGGGGCGAGCGGTGTGGGGAGTACGAGAGCGATGGCGCTGGCCGCACTTGCCGTCCGCCTCGGTGCAGAGGAGGAACACGGAAAGGCGGATAGCGAGTCCGAACTCCGGGCGCTCGCTGACCGGACCCGAAAACGGTTCGAGGAGAAAGGAGTCACTGACGACGACGTCGAGGACGCGATAGAATGGGCACGCTCGGAGTAG
- a CDS encoding putative toxin-antitoxin system toxin component, PIN family produces the protein MGTLGVVLDTNVLVSVLGFGGSPLDVLLRTFDDEVRLLASEATLDELERVMHYDRLPFTEADRVQYLAILRREVDILDPDNSVEVARDSDDDKFLDVALEGDADYLVSGDDDLLSLDSYEGIAVVTPDEFLTCVE, from the coding sequence ATGGGCACGCTCGGAGTAGTCCTCGACACGAACGTTCTCGTCTCAGTGCTCGGGTTCGGTGGTTCGCCACTCGATGTGCTGCTTCGGACGTTCGATGACGAGGTTCGATTGCTCGCATCGGAGGCCACGCTCGACGAACTCGAACGGGTCATGCACTACGACCGGCTCCCGTTCACTGAGGCCGATCGGGTGCAGTATCTGGCGATCTTACGACGTGAGGTCGACATCCTCGACCCCGACAATTCCGTCGAAGTCGCGCGTGATTCCGACGACGACAAATTTCTGGACGTGGCGCTGGAAGGTGATGCCGACTATCTGGTGTCCGGTGACGACGACCTGCTCTCGCTCGACTCCTACGAGGGCATTGCAGTCGTCACTCCCGACGAGTTCCTGACGTGTGTCGAATGA
- a CDS encoding DUF1326 domain-containing protein produces the protein MTSNWTIAGDYAEACNCDVACQCLWMEPADDDGCTAALAWHIREGSYGDVDLSDCAVAMLIAAEEGVMFAPGTGWDVVLLTDEAATDEQRAALEDIYLGRAGGIWAAVADGHVEHAETGTAPITFTRDDDDISVSVGDIATMDVAGAPGFDGGLGRASPHPLTKSREMTVGKSTTATVSYGDDFAWALSGNNAYLGDFELASA, from the coding sequence ATGACTAGTAACTGGACCATCGCGGGCGACTACGCGGAAGCGTGCAACTGCGACGTCGCCTGTCAGTGTCTCTGGATGGAACCGGCCGATGACGACGGCTGCACGGCCGCGCTCGCGTGGCACATCCGCGAGGGATCGTACGGTGACGTGGACCTGAGCGACTGCGCCGTCGCGATGTTGATCGCGGCCGAAGAGGGGGTTATGTTCGCCCCCGGGACCGGGTGGGACGTGGTGCTCCTGACCGACGAGGCGGCCACCGACGAGCAACGCGCCGCCCTCGAAGACATCTACCTCGGTCGGGCCGGCGGTATCTGGGCCGCCGTCGCCGACGGTCACGTCGAACACGCCGAAACCGGGACGGCACCGATCACGTTCACCCGCGACGACGACGACATCAGCGTCTCGGTGGGCGACATCGCGACCATGGATGTCGCCGGTGCCCCCGGCTTCGACGGCGGACTCGGTCGTGCCTCGCCCCACCCGCTCACGAAGAGCCGGGAGATGACGGTCGGGAAGTCGACGACGGCGACCGTCTCGTACGGCGACGACTTCGCGTGGGCCCTCTCAGGGAACAACGCGTACCTCGGCGACTTCGAACTGGCCAGCGCCTGA
- a CDS encoding DUF2182 domain-containing protein yields the protein MSLPTSDRLAARRIPVVALVTYGIALLAWVSIVARWLPMPGSVPGLRMSDPGAPEAMALSNGPVGISLYLFMWGVMMVAMMYPSSVPLFRLYHGTLDGTTPLGRAARVGAFMGAYALVWTLTGLVPLLINAVVPIAGVASERGPLLFGVTLGLLAVYQLSPYKHRCLKYCRTPLGFLMEYHEPGVRGAARTSCRFAVFCVGCCWALFAVMVAVGSMNLLWMAMLTVLLSLERVVGWGDRLARGIGVAAAFGSGTLLLVAVT from the coding sequence GTGTCGCTCCCTACGTCCGATCGGCTCGCCGCCCGTCGGATTCCGGTCGTCGCGCTCGTAACCTACGGCATCGCACTGCTCGCGTGGGTGAGCATCGTCGCCCGCTGGCTCCCGATGCCGGGGTCCGTCCCCGGCCTCCGGATGTCCGATCCCGGGGCGCCGGAAGCGATGGCGCTCTCGAACGGCCCCGTCGGCATCAGCCTCTACCTGTTCATGTGGGGCGTGATGATGGTCGCGATGATGTACCCCTCCTCCGTCCCGCTCTTCCGGCTGTACCACGGGACCCTCGACGGCACGACGCCCCTCGGCCGAGCGGCACGCGTCGGCGCCTTCATGGGAGCCTACGCGCTCGTCTGGACGCTCACTGGACTCGTCCCGTTGCTGATAAACGCCGTCGTCCCCATCGCCGGCGTCGCCAGTGAACGCGGGCCACTCCTGTTCGGCGTCACTCTCGGACTGCTCGCAGTCTACCAACTCTCGCCGTACAAGCACCGGTGTCTGAAATACTGCCGGACGCCGCTCGGCTTTCTGATGGAGTATCACGAACCCGGCGTCCGCGGCGCCGCCCGGACCAGTTGCCGCTTCGCCGTCTTCTGTGTGGGCTGTTGCTGGGCGCTGTTTGCCGTCATGGTCGCCGTCGGCTCGATGAACCTCCTCTGGATGGCGATGCTCACGGTGCTTCTCTCGCTTGAACGCGTGGTGGGCTGGGGCGACCGACTGGCGAGGGGTATCGGCGTCGCCGCCGCCTTCGGGAGCGGTACCCTCCTGCTCGTCGCGGTGACCTGA
- a CDS encoding cytochrome b/b6 domain-containing protein, translating into MTSLDHGKFTRVTTTFHSLLGLDVFLLFFTGYSLTFNDELWWLLSLMGGPQSVTALHRAAGFGLIALIGFWATLMITTDTGRSNFREIVPNGEDIKAFIQDVQFALGSADERHPNAKQFAGGDPDEIPLLSYIGKGVVFIFAAELFLLTISGLLIWSKTGLMQYFGTKTAAMGFVVFHGLLGVIMLMGVMLHIFEHGLHPAFYPVEPKAFIPRELIPETHADGGIEDLTLAPSWSTVSTVMGILTVVGITSVMIASVFDEGYPVPREITIGGGPENLLLTLGINAGIFVLFVGLVLSMYGNLLRVRWERQLEEERSQPTAAADGGHTGSDDD; encoded by the coding sequence ATGACCAGTCTCGACCACGGCAAGTTCACGCGCGTCACCACGACGTTTCACTCGTTGCTGGGACTCGACGTGTTCCTGCTGTTTTTCACGGGGTACAGCCTGACGTTCAACGACGAACTCTGGTGGCTGCTGTCGCTGATGGGCGGCCCACAGAGCGTCACCGCGCTCCACCGTGCGGCCGGCTTCGGCCTGATCGCGCTCATCGGGTTCTGGGCGACGCTGATGATCACGACCGACACCGGCCGGAGCAACTTCCGGGAGATCGTGCCCAACGGCGAGGACATCAAGGCGTTCATCCAGGACGTGCAGTTCGCCCTCGGAAGCGCGGACGAGCGCCACCCGAACGCCAAGCAGTTCGCCGGCGGCGACCCCGACGAGATTCCGCTGCTCTCGTACATCGGCAAGGGCGTCGTGTTCATCTTCGCCGCCGAACTGTTCCTGCTGACGATCAGCGGCCTGCTCATCTGGAGCAAGACCGGTCTGATGCAGTACTTCGGCACGAAGACCGCCGCGATGGGCTTTGTCGTCTTCCACGGCCTGCTCGGGGTCATCATGCTGATGGGGGTCATGCTCCACATCTTCGAGCACGGCCTCCATCCGGCGTTCTACCCCGTCGAGCCCAAGGCGTTCATCCCCCGGGAGCTGATCCCGGAGACACACGCCGACGGAGGCATCGAGGATCTCACCCTCGCCCCGTCGTGGAGCACGGTCAGCACCGTCATGGGCATCCTGACCGTCGTGGGCATCACGAGCGTCATGATCGCGTCGGTGTTCGACGAGGGGTATCCGGTTCCGCGTGAGATAACGATCGGTGGCGGTCCGGAGAACCTCCTGCTCACGCTCGGTATCAACGCCGGCATATTCGTGCTCTTCGTCGGACTCGTCCTCTCGATGTACGGCAACCTCCTGCGCGTGCGATGGGAGCGCCAGCTCGAAGAGGAGCGGAGTCAGCCGACCGCGGCCGCCGACGGCGGCCACACCGGCTCCGACGACGACTGA
- a CDS encoding 4Fe-4S dicluster domain-containing protein — translation MSSNKEIMRQGVMSTGEDARIFPDVEACIDCGGCVVACKRTWDSPADEQRISISTMMEGQEGADGLNAHSARALEQGQSPGETAVPMQCYHCENAPCVSVCPTDSLVKQEDGFVQVRDDLCVGCQYCLSACPFGAPQFPESDEGAAQLFGSGGTMDKCTMCEERQDVGKGPACAEECATDAILVGDADEISSELERRGSGTFFNDVAMEIIFGEEEAQVF, via the coding sequence ATGTCAAGCAACAAAGAAATAATGCGACAGGGCGTGATGAGCACGGGCGAGGACGCCCGAATCTTCCCCGACGTCGAGGCGTGTATCGACTGCGGTGGCTGTGTCGTCGCCTGTAAGCGTACGTGGGACTCGCCAGCGGACGAGCAACGAATCAGTATCTCGACGATGATGGAGGGCCAGGAAGGCGCCGACGGGCTCAACGCCCACAGCGCCCGCGCCCTCGAACAGGGGCAGTCGCCCGGCGAGACGGCGGTTCCGATGCAGTGTTACCACTGCGAGAACGCACCCTGTGTGTCGGTCTGTCCGACGGATTCGCTGGTCAAGCAGGAAGACGGCTTCGTGCAGGTCCGCGACGACCTCTGTGTCGGCTGTCAGTACTGCCTGTCGGCGTGCCCGTTCGGCGCGCCGCAGTTCCCCGAATCGGACGAGGGGGCGGCACAGCTGTTCGGGTCCGGCGGCACGATGGACAAATGTACCATGTGCGAGGAGCGCCAGGACGTCGGCAAGGGGCCGGCGTGTGCCGAGGAGTGTGCGACCGACGCCATCCTCGTCGGCGACGCCGACGAGATTTCGTCCGAACTGGAGCGTCGTGGCAGTGGCACGTTCTTCAACGACGTCGCCATGGAGATCATCTTCGGCGAAGAGGAGGCCCAGGTGTTCTAA